TCAGGATTTATCATTCGCCCGTTGACGAACCGCCCAGACGCGGAGGCAATGGCACCACTGTTCGGTCTGGCGACGCCGTTGCTCAGCGACAGCATGGGGCGGCTGCCTGGAGCAGCGGGCCTGCTTCCGTATCACCGCAATGCGCGGCGTATGGTCGGGCCGGCATTCACCGTCCGCACCCGCGGCGACGACAACCTGATGATCCACAAGGCGCTCGATATGGCTGAGCCCGGTGATGTGATCGTTGTTGACGGTGGCGGTGAACTGTCGCACGCGCTTGTTGGCGAGATGATGCTCACGCATGCGATGGTCCGCAAGCTGGGCGGGATCGTGATCGACGGGGCGATCCGCGATGTGAGCGCGATTGCCGCTGCTGAGTTCCCCGTCTTTGCGCGCGGCGTCACGCATCGCGGTCCATATAAGGACGGGCCCGGCCAGATCAACGTGCCGGTGTCGATTGGTGGGATGGTCGTCAATCCGGGCGATATCGTCGTCGGTGATGAGGACGGCGTTCTCGCCTTCGCTCCGTCGATCATGACCGATCTGATTGCTGCGGCGTCTGCCAAGGCTGCGGATGAACGGGCTCAACTGGAGGCGACGCTAAACGGCACCCTCGACCGCTCGTGGGTGGATGCGACACTGCGTGCCAAGGGCGTGACGGGCATCCAGGCGACGTGAACACGCGTCGTC
This genomic interval from Thermomicrobiales bacterium contains the following:
- a CDS encoding RraA family protein, whose protein sequence is MKSGFIIRPLTNRPDAEAMAPLFGLATPLLSDSMGRLPGAAGLLPYHRNARRMVGPAFTVRTRGDDNLMIHKALDMAEPGDVIVVDGGGELSHALVGEMMLTHAMVRKLGGIVIDGAIRDVSAIAAAEFPVFARGVTHRGPYKDGPGQINVPVSIGGMVVNPGDIVVGDEDGVLAFAPSIMTDLIAAASAKAADERAQLEATLNGTLDRSWVDATLRAKGVTGIQAT